One window of the Trueperaceae bacterium genome contains the following:
- a CDS encoding branched-chain amino acid ABC transporter permease, producing MDLSLLPQAIVSGVLASGLYALVSVGLALAIGVIGIVNFAHGEFFMVGAFLAYQLFVGFGFDPLLSLLFVAPALAVIGALIYLSSIRFVLRAPELNQMLLTFGIGIILQNLALLIWGGDPRTIANVPYRSLGFQVGGVSIGAVPLGSFVISLVLVAGLYWMLASTPLGRAMRAVAQNRIGAGLVGLEVDRVYLVAFALSALLAGLGGVMIGVIQSPTPTVGLGFTLKAFAIVVLAGLGNIRGILGAALTVALAESLVATLVPNGDALRNMVFFAIIFVVLVWRSRRVA from the coding sequence ATGGACCTGTCTCTCCTGCCCCAAGCCATCGTGTCCGGCGTGCTCGCCTCCGGGCTCTACGCGCTCGTGTCCGTAGGGCTGGCGCTGGCCATCGGCGTCATCGGGATCGTCAACTTCGCGCACGGCGAGTTCTTCATGGTGGGCGCGTTCCTCGCCTATCAGCTGTTCGTCGGCTTCGGGTTCGACCCGCTGCTGTCGCTTCTCTTCGTGGCGCCGGCCCTCGCCGTGATCGGCGCGCTCATCTACCTATCTTCCATCCGCTTCGTGCTGCGGGCGCCCGAGCTCAACCAGATGCTCCTGACCTTCGGCATAGGCATCATCTTGCAGAACCTGGCCCTCCTGATCTGGGGCGGCGACCCCCGCACCATCGCGAACGTGCCCTACCGCTCGTTGGGCTTCCAGGTCGGCGGCGTGAGCATCGGCGCCGTGCCGCTCGGGAGCTTCGTAATCTCGCTCGTGCTCGTGGCCGGCCTCTACTGGATGCTCGCCTCGACGCCGTTGGGACGCGCCATGCGGGCCGTCGCGCAGAACCGCATCGGGGCTGGCCTCGTGGGGCTCGAGGTCGACCGCGTGTACCTCGTCGCCTTCGCCCTCTCCGCGCTCCTGGCCGGACTCGGCGGGGTGATGATCGGCGTCATACAGTCGCCCACCCCCACGGTCGGGCTCGGGTTCACGCTCAAGGCGTTCGCCATCGTCGTCCTCGCCGGGCTGGGCAACATCCGGGGCATCTTGGGGGCGGCGCTCACCGTCGCCCTGGCCGAGTCGCTCGTCGCGACGCTCGTGCCCAACGGCGACGCGCTGCGCAACATGG
- a CDS encoding ABC transporter substrate-binding protein, translating to MKRIIATLVVALFAVATAQGVTIGVLSPLTGGAAGTGQAQKAGFELALAEINAAGGVLGQPLEIVIEDTKADAATGVAAFEKLMTEDGVEFIAGGYSSGVTLALVESFRTFQPVVSWIGGAVSGVGIDGFDGIEELLGAEPWFFHVHPWDYQNTEASTAFMASTGVKSVALLHEDSAFGGPGAIAAAGLLQDAGMSVPLVEAFKSTLTGGTGDFRATIAKAAASGADALFWIGYDSDVVPLTSQIRELKYDPQYIFGAPPGWPSEFDAAPEAQCVTGLIGYLPNLPNAEAKTFLDAYVAMHGKAPDNYMAALAYAQLWSYADAINAAGTTDQDAVIAALQNGTFRSPMGEWSFKPSVIALHQGFGSEMWNVFQFQDGVREIVWPLARATAPLASCR from the coding sequence ATGAAGCGCATCATCGCAACCCTCGTAGTCGCGCTCTTCGCCGTCGCCACGGCGCAAGGCGTGACCATCGGCGTGCTCTCGCCCCTCACGGGCGGCGCGGCCGGCACCGGCCAGGCGCAGAAGGCCGGCTTCGAGCTCGCCCTCGCCGAGATCAACGCGGCCGGCGGCGTGCTCGGCCAGCCCCTCGAGATCGTCATCGAGGACACGAAGGCCGACGCCGCCACCGGCGTCGCCGCCTTCGAGAAGCTCATGACCGAGGACGGCGTCGAGTTCATCGCGGGCGGCTACTCGTCCGGCGTGACCCTCGCCCTCGTCGAGTCGTTCCGCACCTTCCAGCCCGTCGTGTCGTGGATCGGTGGCGCCGTCTCGGGCGTCGGCATCGACGGCTTCGACGGCATCGAGGAGCTCCTGGGCGCGGAGCCCTGGTTCTTCCACGTGCACCCGTGGGACTACCAGAACACCGAGGCAAGCACGGCCTTCATGGCCAGCACGGGCGTGAAGAGCGTCGCCCTGCTGCATGAGGACTCCGCGTTCGGCGGCCCGGGCGCCATCGCCGCGGCCGGCCTGCTCCAGGACGCCGGCATGAGCGTCCCGCTCGTAGAGGCCTTCAAGTCGACCCTCACGGGCGGCACCGGCGACTTCCGCGCGACCATCGCCAAGGCGGCCGCGTCCGGCGCCGACGCCCTCTTCTGGATCGGCTACGACTCCGACGTCGTGCCCCTCACGAGCCAGATCCGCGAGCTCAAGTACGACCCGCAGTACATCTTCGGCGCCCCTCCGGGATGGCCGAGCGAGTTCGACGCGGCCCCCGAGGCGCAGTGCGTGACCGGCCTGATCGGCTACCTGCCCAACCTCCCGAACGCCGAGGCGAAGACCTTCCTCGACGCCTACGTCGCCATGCACGGCAAGGCGCCCGACAACTACATGGCCGCGCTCGCGTACGCCCAGCTCTGGAGCTACGCCGACGCCATCAACGCCGCCGGCACCACCGACCAGGACGCGGTGATCGCGGCCCTGCAGAACGGCACCTTCCGGTCGCCGATGGGCGAGTGGAGCTTCAAGCCGTCCGTCATCGCCCTGCACCAGGGCTTCGGCTCCGAGATGTGGAACGTCTTCCAGTTCCAGGACGGCGTCCGCGAGATCGTCTGGCCGCTCGCGCGCGCCACGGCGCCGCTGGCTAGCTGCCGGTAA
- a CDS encoding alpha/beta fold hydrolase produces the protein MILDVAARRADLTPERDALWWEGRWHTYAELNERAQRAAALLASMGVGKGDRVTIAAHNHIAHVDLILATAKLGFVYTPLNVRLSEAELRGLGEYLRPSVVLHDAEHAGLAGATAEGAAAASDTGRAAAAGTARANHAVEAASTTTRDVAAAALLDLAAFERAVSAGNASAGGAGAQGADALDAADLHAAPAPDLGPEDPQMILLTGGTTGLPKGAMLPYRQVCYNAVNTVFSWGLTDGDCVVQATPCYHAAVNVFLTPLFHLGGRTIMQSRFEPAEYLRLVEELGATILFLVPTMYGMLAADPSFGARDLSRVRWAISGGAACPEPVRHAFAARGISFRQGYGLTEAGVNCFAIEPSEAAKRPESVGKPLLHAEAVVRRADGSPCAPGEVGELTLRGPHVFSGYFERPAATAEVLKDGWLWTGDLATTDEDGFFSIAGRRKEMFISGGENVFPVEVERALYDHAAVAECAVLGVPDERWGEVGLAVVVLKPGAAATGDELREHLRTRVARYKVPKHIEIASSLPKSGAGKILKRELGQRFERAARGESGAAARQQAPRSLTVAVARPTRRDEVAESAIGYDRAGAGTPVLLIHGNFASHRWWRELLADPPPGLDLIAPDLPGFAHSDDFPEEWPAAEWVDAWADSLAAFLRGLGVVRAGVVGHSLGGAVAQTLAARHPGLVARLLLVDSAPPAGYVTPDEHYPALRAYRLDRAFLAAALAAIMPTRVPENMSDLVDDALAMGERHYEGNARALAAYDLSGRTAAVQVPVTVLHGSLDLLIGAAAAAATAAAYPNASLVTWQGVGHSPPLEAAAAFRELLAKTFSKGERMT, from the coding sequence GTGATCCTCGACGTCGCCGCCCGCCGCGCCGACCTCACGCCGGAGCGCGACGCCCTCTGGTGGGAGGGCCGTTGGCACACCTACGCCGAGCTGAACGAGCGCGCGCAGCGCGCGGCGGCCCTCCTGGCGAGCATGGGCGTCGGCAAGGGCGACCGGGTGACGATCGCGGCGCATAACCACATCGCGCACGTCGACCTGATCCTGGCGACCGCCAAGCTCGGCTTCGTGTACACCCCCCTCAACGTGCGCCTCTCCGAGGCGGAGCTGCGCGGCCTCGGAGAGTACCTGCGCCCGAGCGTCGTGCTGCACGACGCGGAGCATGCGGGCTTGGCCGGCGCGACGGCCGAAGGGGCCGCGGCGGCGTCCGATACGGGAAGAGCCGCGGCCGCCGGGACGGCGCGCGCGAACCACGCGGTGGAGGCGGCGTCCACGACCACGCGCGACGTGGCAGCGGCGGCCCTCCTCGACCTCGCCGCCTTCGAGCGCGCGGTGTCGGCCGGGAACGCATCGGCAGGCGGAGCAGGGGCCCAGGGGGCCGACGCGCTCGACGCCGCCGATCTCCACGCCGCGCCGGCGCCAGACCTCGGCCCCGAGGACCCGCAGATGATCCTCCTCACCGGCGGCACGACGGGCCTGCCCAAGGGGGCCATGCTGCCGTACCGCCAGGTCTGCTACAACGCCGTCAACACCGTGTTCTCGTGGGGCCTGACCGACGGGGACTGCGTCGTGCAGGCCACGCCCTGCTACCACGCCGCCGTCAACGTCTTCCTCACGCCCCTCTTCCACCTGGGCGGCCGCACCATCATGCAGAGCCGGTTCGAACCGGCCGAGTACCTGCGGCTCGTCGAGGAGCTCGGCGCCACCATCCTCTTCCTCGTCCCGACCATGTACGGCATGCTCGCCGCCGACCCGAGCTTCGGCGCGCGCGACCTGAGCCGGGTCCGCTGGGCTATCTCGGGCGGGGCCGCGTGCCCGGAGCCCGTGCGCCACGCGTTCGCGGCGCGGGGCATCAGCTTCAGGCAGGGGTACGGGCTGACGGAGGCGGGCGTGAACTGCTTCGCCATCGAGCCGTCCGAGGCGGCCAAGCGGCCGGAGTCCGTCGGCAAGCCGCTCCTGCATGCGGAGGCCGTCGTCCGTCGCGCCGACGGGAGCCCGTGCGCGCCGGGCGAGGTCGGCGAGCTGACGCTGCGCGGCCCGCACGTGTTCTCCGGCTACTTCGAGCGGCCGGCGGCCACCGCCGAGGTCCTGAAGGACGGCTGGCTATGGACGGGCGACCTCGCCACCACCGACGAAGACGGCTTCTTCTCCATAGCGGGCAGGCGCAAGGAGATGTTCATCTCGGGCGGCGAGAACGTGTTCCCCGTCGAGGTGGAGAGAGCCCTCTACGATCACGCGGCCGTCGCTGAGTGCGCCGTCCTCGGTGTGCCCGACGAGCGCTGGGGCGAGGTCGGCCTGGCCGTCGTCGTCCTCAAGCCCGGCGCCGCCGCCACGGGCGACGAGCTGCGCGAGCACCTGCGTACGCGCGTGGCGCGCTACAAGGTGCCGAAGCACATCGAGATCGCCAGCAGCCTGCCCAAGAGCGGCGCAGGCAAGATCCTCAAGCGGGAGCTGGGGCAACGCTTCGAGCGCGCGGCGCGCGGGGAGAGCGGCGCGGCCGCCAGGCAACAGGCACCCCGTTCGCTCACGGTAGCGGTGGCGCGGCCGACGCGCCGCGACGAGGTCGCCGAGTCGGCGATCGGCTACGACCGGGCCGGCGCCGGCACCCCCGTCCTCCTGATCCACGGGAACTTCGCCAGCCACAGGTGGTGGCGGGAGCTCCTCGCCGACCCCCCGCCGGGCCTCGACCTCATCGCGCCCGACCTCCCCGGCTTCGCGCACTCCGACGACTTCCCCGAGGAGTGGCCCGCCGCGGAGTGGGTGGACGCCTGGGCGGACTCGCTGGCCGCGTTCTTGCGCGGGCTGGGCGTGGTGCGCGCCGGTGTAGTGGGGCACAGCCTCGGCGGCGCGGTCGCGCAGACGCTCGCCGCGCGCCACCCGGGGCTCGTCGCGCGGCTGCTCCTCGTCGACTCTGCGCCGCCCGCCGGCTACGTCACCCCGGACGAGCACTACCCGGCCCTCAGGGCCTACCGGCTCGACCGGGCCTTCCTTGCCGCCGCCCTCGCGGCCATCATGCCCACGCGGGTGCCGGAGAACATGAGCGACCTGGTGGACGACGCGCTCGCCATGGGTGAGCGGCATTACGAAGGCAACGCCCGCGCCCTCGCCGCCTACGACCTGTCGGGCCGTACGGCGGCCGTGCAAGTGCCCGTCACCGTCCTGCACGGCAGCCTCGACCTGCTGATAGGCGCCGCGGCCGCCGCGGCCACGGCCGCCGCCTACCCGAACGCTTCCCTCGTCACCTGGCAGGGGGTCGGCCACTCGCCGCCGCTCGAGGCCGCGGCCGCCTTCCGCGAACTGCTCGCCAAGACCTTCTCGAAGGGGGAACGCATGACATGA
- a CDS encoding 3-oxoacyl-ACP synthase: MSRPGVTGLGTYVPVGRLSAAELAAASGLPEWVVRDKLGIAQRVLPGPDDHPTAMGVWAAERALADANVQPEDVDVVVSITEEHKEYPVWTAGIKLAYDVGARNAYAYDIGQKCGTAVLGLKQARDLLKADESVNVVLVAGGYRNSDLIDLEDPDVRFMYNLGAGAGAAVVQRDAGHELLGSSIVTDGSFSLDVLVPVGGTKAPLTRDNVVDYRLRVTDPAGMKTRLEPVSLENFVRVVEEAVARSGATASDIAYLAMLHVKRSAHDYLLQRLGLSDEQSVYLSDYGHLGQVDQLLSLELARDQGRLRPGDLAVAVAAGVGYVWNAIALRWGEP, from the coding sequence ATGAGCCGCCCAGGGGTCACCGGCCTCGGAACGTACGTTCCAGTCGGCAGGCTCTCGGCGGCCGAGCTCGCCGCCGCCAGCGGGCTCCCCGAATGGGTGGTGAGGGACAAGCTCGGCATCGCTCAGCGCGTCCTGCCCGGCCCCGACGACCACCCGACGGCGATGGGGGTATGGGCGGCCGAGCGTGCGCTGGCCGACGCGAACGTGCAGCCGGAGGACGTGGACGTCGTCGTCTCGATCACGGAGGAGCACAAGGAGTACCCGGTCTGGACGGCCGGCATCAAGCTCGCCTACGACGTCGGGGCGCGCAACGCCTACGCCTACGACATCGGGCAGAAGTGCGGCACGGCCGTCCTCGGCCTCAAGCAGGCGCGCGACCTCCTCAAGGCCGACGAGAGCGTGAACGTCGTGCTGGTGGCCGGGGGCTACCGGAACTCCGACCTCATCGACCTCGAGGACCCCGACGTGCGCTTCATGTACAACCTGGGCGCCGGGGCCGGGGCCGCGGTGGTGCAACGGGACGCCGGCCACGAGCTGCTCGGCTCGAGCATCGTGACGGACGGCAGCTTCTCGCTCGACGTCCTCGTGCCGGTCGGCGGCACGAAGGCGCCCCTGACGCGCGATAACGTCGTCGACTACCGCCTGCGCGTCACCGACCCGGCCGGCATGAAGACGCGCCTCGAGCCCGTCAGCCTGGAGAACTTCGTGCGCGTAGTCGAGGAGGCCGTGGCGCGCAGCGGCGCGACCGCCTCGGACATCGCGTACCTCGCCATGCTGCACGTCAAGCGCAGCGCACATGACTACCTCCTCCAGCGCTTGGGGTTGAGCGACGAGCAGAGCGTCTACCTGAGCGACTACGGCCATCTCGGGCAGGTGGACCAGCTCCTCTCCCTCGAGCTCGCGCGCGACCAGGGCCGGCTGCGCCCGGGCGACCTCGCCGTCGCGGTCGCCGCCGGCGTCGGCTACGTGTGGAACGCCATCGCGCTCCGCTGGGGGGAGCCGTGA
- a CDS encoding TetR/AcrR family transcriptional regulator — translation MSALPRPTTARGEATRGKLLAAAEAEFGENGFASTAVSDITRRAGVAQGTFYLYFPTKADALRQLVQDMGRQLRHALTEGTAGARDRLEVERLGLEAFIDFALEHQNLYKVVMESQFVDDSIYREYYQTLADSYTVNLQRAQARGELRTVDASAQAWALMGVAHFLGLRYAIWERSRPPRNVLDATFDLLAHGIAPGGERGA, via the coding sequence TTGAGCGCGCTCCCACGCCCGACCACCGCACGCGGCGAAGCGACCCGCGGCAAGCTGCTCGCCGCGGCCGAGGCCGAGTTCGGCGAGAACGGCTTCGCCTCCACGGCCGTCTCCGACATCACGCGGCGGGCCGGGGTGGCCCAGGGCACCTTCTACCTCTACTTCCCCACCAAGGCCGATGCCCTGCGCCAGCTCGTGCAGGACATGGGGCGCCAGCTCAGGCACGCCCTCACGGAGGGGACCGCCGGGGCGAGAGACCGCCTCGAGGTCGAGAGGCTCGGCCTCGAGGCGTTCATCGACTTCGCCCTCGAGCACCAGAACCTGTACAAGGTCGTCATGGAGTCGCAGTTCGTCGACGACTCCATCTACCGCGAGTACTACCAGACGCTCGCCGACTCCTACACGGTCAACCTGCAGCGCGCGCAGGCGCGCGGCGAGCTGCGTACCGTCGACGCCAGCGCCCAGGCCTGGGCGCTGATGGGCGTGGCGCACTTCCTGGGCTTGCGCTACGCCATCTGGGAGCGCAGCAGGCCGCCTCGGAACGTGCTGGACGCCACCTTCGACCTGCTCGCGCATGGGATCGCGCCCGGCGGGGAGCGCGGAGCATGA